GGCAAAGTCATTTGGTCGCGCGATTTCAAAAAGGACTACGGCGTCGCGACGCCGTTGTGGGGTTTCGCCGGTCACCCTCTGCTGGACGGAAATAAACTGGTTTGCCTGGCGGGCGGAGACGGCAGCGTCGCCGTGGCATTCGACAAAGACAGCGGCCAGGAAATCTGGCGCGCGCTCAAGGCGAAGGAACCGGGCTATTGTCCGCCGATGATTTATGAGTTCAACGGCCGGCGCGAACTGATCCTCTGGCACCCGGAATCAATCAATGCCCTCAACCCGGAAACGGGCCAGGCGCTGTGGACGGAGCCGTTCAGCGTCCGTTCCGGGCTTTCCGTCCCGACGCCGCGCCAGTACGGAGATCGGCTTTTCATCACGGCGTTTTACAATGGCGCTAAAATGCTCCGGGTCGGTTCTGGCAAACCGGAGACGCTCTGGCAAAGCAAGAAAGTCAGCGAAAAAGACACGGACACGCTGCATAGCATCATGCCCACGCCGTTTCTGGAGAACGGTTACATCTATGGCGTGTGCAGCTACGGGCAATTGCGCTGTTTGAAAATCGAAACCGGCGAGCGAGTGTGGGAGACGCTTCAGGCCACGACGCCCGATGGCAAAGAAGCCCGCTGGGCCAATGCGTTTCTGATCAAGAACGGCGATCGATTTTTCGTCGCGAACGAGAAAGGCGACCTGATCATCGCGAAGCTCAGTCCGGCCGGTTACCAGGAAATCAGCCGGACGCATTTGCTGGAACCCACCAACACGGCCGGCGGCCGCGCGGTGGTCTGGTCTCACCCGGCGTTTGCCAATCGCCATGTGTATGCGCGGAACGATCAGGAAATCGTTTGCGCGTCGCTGGCGCGTTGAAGTGAGCACGAGCTTGACTCCTGCGCCGTTTTCTCGGACGCTTGCCTTCCGCTGAAGTTCAAGCGTGGCGTTGCGCTGGCGCCTCTCCATCCTCGGGACCAAAGCGGCCGGCAAAGGGACCCAGATCCGGCGGTTGGTGGACAATTTCAACCTCGTTTACTTTTCTCCCGGCGAGATGTTCCGCCAGGCGGCGAAGAAGAACACGCAGCTTGGCCTCATTGCGCAACGAGCGTTCGTGCGCGGCGACCTGGTGGCCGACGACATTGTCAATGCCCTGGTGGAAGAATGGCTTTGGACCACGACGCCGAATCAGAGCATCGTTTTCGATGGCTTTCCCCGGACGCTGCCGCAAGCGGAGTTTCTCGCCGCGGCCTTCGCGGACATGAAACGCGAACTCGATGCGGTCATTTATCTGGAGGTCACGGACCAGACGGTGGTCGATCGGCTGGTGGGCCGGCGGTTCTGCCGCATTTGCCGGGACGAGTTTCACCTGGATTCGGCTCCGTTTCAGGCGTGTCCCTATGGAAAGTGCGAAGGCCAATACCTCCGCCCTTTCGAGGAAGACAAGCCGGAATCAGTCCAATCCTTGATTGCCGCCTTCAAAGGCGGAATCCGGGCGCTGCTGAACTTTTACAGAAAGCGCCGCAAGCTGATTCGCGTGGATGGAGAGGGAACGGCGGACGAGGTCCACGCGCGTCTGGTGAAGAAAATCTTGCCGTTTCGGTGACGGTTTGCCTTCGGCCACCGGTAGGGAGGAGCTGCCGCTCCGCCGTGGCCGCCGTGGCAGTTAACGACGGTGGAGCGCCGCTCCTGAGCGCTTCTCTTCGATGGCATTGGCTCGGCGGGAGCCTCGCCCCACCTTAAGACAGGATTCCCCGTTTGACGCTCCCAGGGTTTTGGGATTTAGTTTGCTCGTTACCCAAAAAGAAAGGGACAAACCATGAAGAAAAAGATTTCCCGCCGCTCGGCGATTCGCACCGTGGCCGGCACGGCCGCTTTGGCCGGCACCGTGAGGTTC
This Verrucomicrobiota bacterium DNA region includes the following protein-coding sequences:
- a CDS encoding pyrrolo-quinoline quinone is translated as MRNDSPLVALAILVFGVLSWNVPTAAEDWPQWLGPQRDGVWRETGILEKFPPNGPEVRWRVKVGGGYSGPAVANGRVYLTDRQLATGARNPADPFQRGQIPGAERVLCLDEASGKILWQHEYDCPYTMSYPAGPRATPLVSGGKVYTLGAEGNLFCFEAATGKVIWSRDFKKDYGVATPLWGFAGHPLLDGNKLVCLAGGDGSVAVAFDKDSGQEIWRALKAKEPGYCPPMIYEFNGRRELILWHPESINALNPETGQALWTEPFSVRSGLSVPTPRQYGDRLFITAFYNGAKMLRVGSGKPETLWQSKKVSEKDTDTLHSIMPTPFLENGYIYGVCSYGQLRCLKIETGERVWETLQATTPDGKEARWANAFLIKNGDRFFVANEKGDLIIAKLSPAGYQEISRTHLLEPTNTAGGRAVVWSHPAFANRHVYARNDQEIVCASLAR